A window of Streptomyces sp. N50 contains these coding sequences:
- a CDS encoding AfsR/SARP family transcriptional regulator, whose translation MQSRDGSIRHAICLLRPTLLTAATGDACSPRPSLRRSLLELLAMSAQRPVATGVIVEELWAGAPPLQPEQAVQAHVARLRKTLTRLGWSETELQVCTVGGGYMLDVAPARVDALYFEQLIHEATAMSTTCAEAAIRALDLALAVWQGQPFGGVVDGECHRIAAQYWEELRTLALRTWAEAQLRLNRPQAAVARLHPEGLAGSADEGLNTILITALCRIGRKVEAMEVYRSLHNRLVRDYGIEPSPELKSLYQRILLDKADTRFRFLLPSTTTAP comes from the coding sequence ATGCAGTCACGTGATGGCAGCATTCGGCACGCCATCTGCCTTCTCCGTCCGACCCTTCTCACAGCCGCCACAGGTGACGCCTGCAGCCCTCGCCCCTCCCTGCGCCGCAGTTTGCTGGAACTGCTCGCCATGTCGGCTCAACGGCCGGTGGCGACCGGCGTCATCGTCGAAGAACTGTGGGCGGGCGCGCCCCCGCTCCAACCGGAGCAGGCGGTCCAGGCGCACGTGGCCCGACTGCGCAAGACCCTCACACGGCTCGGTTGGAGCGAGACGGAACTGCAGGTGTGCACGGTGGGGGGCGGATACATGCTCGACGTCGCCCCTGCGCGGGTGGACGCCCTGTACTTCGAGCAACTCATACACGAGGCCACGGCGATGTCGACGACCTGCGCCGAGGCCGCGATCCGTGCCCTGGACCTGGCGCTTGCCGTCTGGCAGGGGCAGCCGTTCGGCGGTGTGGTGGACGGGGAGTGCCACCGGATCGCCGCACAGTACTGGGAAGAGCTGCGTACTCTCGCCCTGCGCACCTGGGCGGAGGCCCAACTGCGGTTGAACCGTCCGCAGGCCGCGGTGGCCCGGCTGCACCCGGAGGGCCTGGCCGGGTCCGCGGACGAGGGGCTGAACACGATCCTGATCACCGCCCTGTGCCGGATCGGCCGGAAGGTGGAGGCCATGGAGGTCTACCGGTCGTTGCACAACCGCCTGGTGCGCGACTACGGCATCGAACCGTCCCCGGAGCTGAAGTCCCTCTACCAACGCATCCTTCTGGACAAGGCCGACACCCGCTTCCGGTTCCTGCTGCCCTCCACGACTACTGCTCCCTGA
- a CDS encoding acyl carrier protein: MDANTYTRQKIEEMVDAWLRELNVEGPLDPEALLLDLGVDSLSVVDFSQMLRRELGVEIKAAEFDLYATVSEMVSEVCERIREQ, encoded by the coding sequence ACACGTACACGAGGCAGAAGATCGAGGAGATGGTCGACGCGTGGCTGCGTGAGCTGAACGTGGAGGGACCGCTCGACCCGGAGGCGTTACTGCTGGATCTGGGGGTCGACTCGTTGAGTGTCGTGGACTTCAGCCAGATGCTGCGTCGCGAACTCGGAGTGGAGATCAAGGCCGCGGAGTTCGACCTCTACGCCACCGTGTCGGAGATGGTGTCCGAGGTCTGTGAACGGATCAGGGAGCAGTAG